One Spinacia oleracea cultivar Varoflay chromosome 4, BTI_SOV_V1, whole genome shotgun sequence DNA segment encodes these proteins:
- the LOC130471730 gene encoding uncharacterized protein yields the protein MITSLPFSERNVIFDDCMKWHSDGVRELLGPVVDLADDDTHASMTVIMAAIRSVDITAEQRVRLFLLALVSRVMAPSRNNRVHVGFLTALQDFRAVSGFIWGGLAYSHLLYEMKYASRTSPESSPSIAALWSVLEIWMYEHFPTLAPARTRDAAYPYAASWIGAVRGRMSLASSRRVLRVLPIEEVVWRPFVDAPTPVQAMHAHFLSQRRVLLPGAGGVPLYVVFGGTSVPSA from the exons ATGATCACGAGCCTTCCTTtctctgagaggaacgtgattTTTGATGATTGTATGAAGTGGCATTCGGATGGTGTCAGGGagttgctcggccctgttgttgacttggcgGACGATGACACCCATGCTTCTATGACGGTGATCATGGCCGCGATCCGTAGCGTGGACATAactgcggagcagagggttaggctcttcctcttggctctggtgagtagagtgatggccccgagcaggaataATCGGGTGCATGTTGGCTTCCTGACGGCTTTGCAGGATTTCAGGGCTGTTTCGGGCTTCATTTGGGGTGGTCTGGcgtatagccaccttttgtatgagatgaagtatGCCTCCCGGACTTCGCCGGAGAGCAGCCCGAGTATTGCTGctttgtggagcgtgctggag atttggatgtacgagcatTTCCCGACCTTGGCGCCGGCTCGTACTagggatgcggcttacccgtatgctgcctcttggataggagcggtgcgcgggAGGATGTCCTTGGCGAGTTCCCGCAGAGTTTTGAGGGTTTTGCCTATTGAGGAG gtggtttggcgtccTTTTGTCGATGCGCCTACACCCGTCCAGGCCATGCATGCTCACTTCTTGTCTCAGCGCCGGGTCTTGCTCCCGGGGGCCGGGGGTGTACCGCTATATGTGGTATTTGGGGGAACGAGTGTCCCCTCAGCATAG